TACCTGCCCGGCGACCTGGGTTTCCGCTCGGAGGTGAACGTGTACATGGGCGCGGACGGGCCCGAAGTCACCACGCCGGAGCCGCAGACCGAGGTGTACGCGCTGCTTTCCGACCCGCGGTTCGCATGACCGACACCGATCCCACGCCCGCCGAAGCCGCGGCACGGACGGACCTGGCCGGGCCGCAGGTGGCGTCGGAACTGGGGCTGGCGCCCTCGCCGGGGCCGCTGCACCGCTCCCCGCACGGGCTGGCGCTGCTGGCCGTGCTCCCCGCGCTGGAGCACGGGGCCGCGTGGGAGCCCGCGGACCCGGCGCTCGGTGCCTCGGTGGTGGCGGGAACGGACCTGTGCGCGCTCGTGTGCCCCGCGCCGCCGCCGGGGGGGGAGCTGGAGCCCGGGCATGTCGCTTCCCGCCACTGGGAGGTGCATCGCGCGCTGCTGCAGGGCCACGTGGTGCCTGCGCCGGTGGGGATCGTGTTCGCGGACGCGGACGCGGTGCGCGGTTTTCTTACGGAGTCCCACGCGTCGCTTCACGGCGCGATGGAGCGCGTGGGCGGTCGGTGGGAGTTCCGGCTGCACGTGGACGTGGTGGATCCGGGGTTCGCGCGGCAAATGGCGCTGGACTTGGCCACGCACATCTACGCGGAGCTGCGGCGCACGAGCGTGGCCGCGGTGACGCTTCCCGCGGCGGGGCAGCGGGTGCTGAGCGCCGCGTTCCTGGTGGAGCGCGGTTCGTCGTCCGGGTTCCAGAGCCGGCTGGACGTACTGGCGCGGCTGAACAGCGCGCTGCAGCTGGACCTGACGGGGCCGTGGCCGGCGTACGACTTCGTGCAGATGCGCGCCGTCACCGGGGTGGAAGTTCCGCACGTGGCGCGATAGCTGGCAAGGCCGGTGAGGCGAAAAGGTGAGGCGGGTGACGGTTCGCCGCGGAGGACATCGCCGGCGTTCGTGGTCCCGCCCGGCGGTTGAAACCGCGCCTCGAAAGACACGAAGTCCGCCTCCGCGGACTGCGGCGGAGGCCCCGGCTGTTTCTCCGAGGCAGATG
This genomic interval from Longimicrobium terrae contains the following:
- a CDS encoding GvpL/GvpF family gas vesicle protein, whose product is MTDTDPTPAEAAARTDLAGPQVASELGLAPSPGPLHRSPHGLALLAVLPALEHGAAWEPADPALGASVVAGTDLCALVCPAPPPGGELEPGHVASRHWEVHRALLQGHVVPAPVGIVFADADAVRGFLTESHASLHGAMERVGGRWEFRLHVDVVDPGFARQMALDLATHIYAELRRTSVAAVTLPAAGQRVLSAAFLVERGSSSGFQSRLDVLARLNSALQLDLTGPWPAYDFVQMRAVTGVEVPHVAR